The genomic interval CGTGGACCGACTGGGCGACAGCTACTGGCGGAAGGCGTACGGCGGCCAGCCGGCCTTCGAGTGTCTGGTCCGGACCGTCCTCTCACAGAACACCTCGGACAAGGCGAGCCAGCCGGCCCACGACGCGCTGATGGCGCGGTACGGCGGCGACGACCTCGCCGAATCGCTCGCGGCGGCCGACGTGGACGCCCTCGCCGAGACCATCTCCGGTGCCGGCCTCTACAACGTGAAATCGAAGCGCCTCGTCGCGCTCGCGGACCGCGTGCGCGAGGCGTACGGGGGCGCAGCGGGCTTCGACGACTTCGTCCGGGAGTCCGACCCGCAGGTGGTGCGCGACGCCCTGCTCGACATGGACGGCGTCGGCCCCAAGACGGCGGACTGCGTGCTCCTCTTCGCCGGCGGTCGCGGCGGGGTGTTTCCCGTGGACACGCACGTCCACCGCATCGCCCGCCGCGTCGGACTCGCGCCGGCCGACGCGGACCACGAGGCGGTGCGCGAGGCGCTCGAACGCGAGGTCCCCGCCGACAAGTGCGGCTTCGGTCACACCGCGACCATCCAGTTCGGCCGCGAGTACTGCACCGCGCGCTCACCCGCGTGTCTCGACGACCCCGACGCGTGTCCCATGGGCGACCTCTGCGAGCAGGTCGGGGTCTACCCGGAGACCGGCGAGGTCGTGGACCCGAGCGACGCGCCCGAGGCTCACTGAGACGCGAACCGGGCGGCCGACGGCGCGGGGAGTCGCGGGAAAACAGGAAGGAACGAGCGGCTACTTGAACCGGAACGTCTCCAGGTTCTTGGGCGCGAACGTCCGCATGTTGAACTCGTGGTACAGCGCCGAGGAGAAGTCCTGTACCGAGGACTCGTCGCCGTGGACACACAGTACCTTCTCGGGCCGGGGGTTCATCGTGCGGACGAAGTTCTCCAGCCCCTGCCGGTCGGCGTGGCCGGAGAAGCCGTCCACGGTCTTCACGTCCATCTCCAGCGTGAGCGTGCCCGAGCGCGACCCGCGGTCGCCGCTCATCGGGACCTCGTCCCAGCCGTTCTGGATGCGCCGTCCCAGGGTTCCCTGCGCCTGGTAGCCGACGAACACCATGCGGTTGTTCGGGTCGGGACCGAAGTGGCGGAGCCACGACATGATGGGGCCGCCGGTGACCATCCCCGACGTCGAGAGGACGATACACGGGTCGCCGTCGGCGACGTCCTGGCGCTCCTCCTCGCCGCCGTCGATGTGGTTGAACTGCTCGGCGAGGAAGGGGTTGGCGTCCTCGTGGAAGATGCGGTCGCGCAGGTCGTCGCGGAGGTACTCGGGGTAGGTCGTGTGGATGGCCGTCGCCTCCCAGATCATCCCGTCGAGGTGGACGGGCATCTCGGGGATGTCGCCCTTGCGCATCGCCTCCTCCAGGACGAGCATTATCTCCTGTGAGCGCCCGACGGCGAACGCCGGGATGACGACCTTCCCGTCGCGCTCGTAGGTCTCGTTGATGACCTCCTTCAGCTTGCGCTCGGAGTCCTCCTGGTCGGTCTGGTAGTCGTTTCTCCCCCCATAGGTCGATTCCATCACGAGCGTCTCGACGCGGGGGAACTCGTTGACCGCGCCGTTGAAGAGGCGCGTGTCGTCGTAGTGGATGTCGCCGGAGAAGGCCACGTTGTAGAGGCCGTCGCCGATGTGGAAGTGGCTCACCGCGGAGCCGAGGATGTGGCCGGCGTTGTGCATCGTGAGCTTCACGTCCGGCGCGATGTCCGTCACGTCGCCGTACTCGATGGGGATGCAGTGCTTGATGGCCTCGCGGACCATCTCGGAGCCGTACGGGGGATTGCGGCCCTCCTTGGCCGCCACGTCGAGGTAGTCGAGCGTGAGCAGGCCCATCAGGTCGCGGGTCGGCTCGGTACAGTAGATGGGGCCGTCGTAGCCGTACTTGAACAGCAGCGGGATGAGCGCGGAGTGGTCGAGGTGGGCGTGCGTGAGCACGACCGCGTCGATGGTGTTCGCGCCCGCGCCGAGCGCCTCCGGCACCTGCAGGTAGGGCACCTCGCCCTCGGCGCCGGGCTTGTCGCCGCAGTCGACGAGGATGCGCGTCTCGGGCGTCGAGACGATGAAGGAGGCGCGGCCGACCTCGCGACAGCAGCCGAGCGTCGTGATGCGCACCCACTCGTCGTCGGACATCTCCTCGCGGTGTATCTGCCGGCCGATGCGTTCGAGGATGTCCCGGCGCTCGTCGCGCTCCTGTTTCAGGAAGTTCCGGACGTTCGAGACCGT from Halosegnis marinus carries:
- a CDS encoding endonuclease III domain-containing protein, with amino-acid sequence MDEPSENISGGDAGGGVPADFESSDPGTRAEAFVDRLGDSYWRKAYGGQPAFECLVRTVLSQNTSDKASQPAHDALMARYGGDDLAESLAAADVDALAETISGAGLYNVKSKRLVALADRVREAYGGAAGFDDFVRESDPQVVRDALLDMDGVGPKTADCVLLFAGGRGGVFPVDTHVHRIARRVGLAPADADHEAVREALEREVPADKCGFGHTATIQFGREYCTARSPACLDDPDACPMGDLCEQVGVYPETGEVVDPSDAPEAH
- a CDS encoding beta-CASP ribonuclease aCPSF1: MSAVERQLDDLQAEIEEEVPADITISDVTYEGPELVVYTRDPKEFASDGDLVRRLASKLRKRITVRPDPDVLSHPREAEEQVRDIIPEEAGVTDLDFHADTGEVVIEAQKPGMVIGRHGSTLREITRAVGWTPEVVRTPPIESSTVSNVRNFLKQERDERRDILERIGRQIHREEMSDDEWVRITTLGCCREVGRASFIVSTPETRILVDCGDKPGAEGEVPYLQVPEALGAGANTIDAVVLTHAHLDHSALIPLLFKYGYDGPIYCTEPTRDLMGLLTLDYLDVAAKEGRNPPYGSEMVREAIKHCIPIEYGDVTDIAPDVKLTMHNAGHILGSAVSHFHIGDGLYNVAFSGDIHYDDTRLFNGAVNEFPRVETLVMESTYGGRNDYQTDQEDSERKLKEVINETYERDGKVVIPAFAVGRSQEIMLVLEEAMRKGDIPEMPVHLDGMIWEATAIHTTYPEYLRDDLRDRIFHEDANPFLAEQFNHIDGGEEERQDVADGDPCIVLSTSGMVTGGPIMSWLRHFGPDPNNRMVFVGYQAQGTLGRRIQNGWDEVPMSGDRGSRSGTLTLEMDVKTVDGFSGHADRQGLENFVRTMNPRPEKVLCVHGDESSVQDFSSALYHEFNMRTFAPKNLETFRFK